The following coding sequences are from one Xiphophorus couchianus chromosome 22, X_couchianus-1.0, whole genome shotgun sequence window:
- the arhgef33 gene encoding rho guanine nucleotide exchange factor 33 isoform X3 produces the protein MTEQKPRRRLKICPKVETYIHTSVATSHNPDTTEGVEERPQEISEVQGLLVELREGLRAAVAELADLHQRDHVLEEKLQAHQTEVDDKIMGLKNSLNTFKEELNVALFHIRDMSNRQREAQRRMELLQIESNKDIIPLPHRSSSRKSSRSDVLALSGEEHICTPSQSELSVYQSFSPTLPQGESPQRSNTSTQSESVCLGKSSSMLAATCDQEAQQQQQKSPSWGDKTNNRDQMEISNNQTENNKRQRAALELLESERVYVSHLSLLLKANISFNGAEAPTTKDKRPFPSSLRFLIQQHLELLHTLQERVLRCQWQGIMGDVFMRLTSKESDFLDFYVSYLKELPDCLSVVTMLASSSMKSAAFVDRDVLGDESRPSLYTLLLQPVQRIPEYLLLLQGLLRQTDADHPDYYLLLVCIQQFRSFTAQHHHLLQHNQELLLLNCKEVQRSNMKQLLKTVEGGIQTNISSPYPGSNAILEHANMVKRRKQCLLEQIQSHRFQDWDHSQDPQGRCYNAEWPSQVPFFSHNLDSRNPKQTGLGSIPETEMSERSCQHNQVPTRPAEFRQVQPGSALADALGEFLLPPDPPGMESLYDEDGVSLHDTSLFDHCSSASSDSSIDIAFVKCPKVPQGSHHAVAINVPTNRDVFGNGGSPGNGYSKLPHRGCVSPDEAVTRRNLHRPLQASQRKSKSLNGLQMENTVSGLDVGPLSDHLQRVGLGSHAKLERQGSKGSKCSTPSHKVHSPLGNTDKQSPDLHGLLNIDSGIQSWADESKWRSTTEENNHTPFSERSRKDKGGFRSSFKKLFKKKAADEKKEKTPENQNGEHETSMKTPKLVHLEINRGTAV, from the exons ATGACGGAACAGAAGCCGAGGAGAAGGTTGAAAATCTGCCCGAAGGTAGAAACTTATATACACACGTCAGTCGCAACTTCTCACAACCCAG ATACAACAGAAGGTGTGGAGGAACGTCCCCAGGAGATTTCTGag GTGCAGGGCCTGCTGGTGGAGCTGCGCGAGGGGCTCCGCGCGGCTGTGGCCGAGCTGGCCGATCTGCATCAGAGGGACCACGTTTTGGAGGAGAAGCTCCAAGCACATCAGACTGAAGTGGATGATAAGATAATGGGCCTCAAGAACTCGCTCAACACATTTAAG GAGGAGCTGAATGTGGCATTGTTCCACATTAGAGATATGTCCAACAGACAAAGGGAGGCGCAGAGGAGGATGGAGCTGCTGCAGATTGAAAGCAACAAGGATATAATCCCACTTCCACACAG gtccagcagcaggaagagctCCAGGTCAGACGTGCTGGCATTGTCCGGGGAGGAGCACATCTGCACacccagccaatcagagctcagcGTTTATCAGAGCTTTTCCCCGACTCTGCCTCAGGGCGAGTCGCCGCAGAGGAGCAACACGTCTACACAAAGCGAGTCTGTTTGCCTGGGCAAAAGTTCATCCATGCTTG CCGCCACTTGTGACCAGGaggctcagcagcagcagcagaaatctcCGTCATGGGGAGACAAGACGAACAACAGAGACCAGATGGAAATCTCCAACAATCAGACtgaaaaca ATAAGCGACAGCGGGCCGcgctggagctgctggagtCGGAGAGAGTCTACGTGTCCCATCTGTCTCTGCTACTGAAGGCCAACATCTCCTTCAACGGAGCCGAGGCCCCGACTACGAAGGACAAACG TCCTTTCCCCAGCTCCTTGAGGTTTTTGATCCAGCAGCACCTGGAGCTCCTTCACACTCTGCAGGAGCGCGTGCTCAGGTGTCAGTGGCAAGGCATCATGGGAGATGTGTTCATGAGGCTCACTAGCAAAGAG AGTGATTTCCTGGACTTCTACGTCTCCTATCTGAAAGAGCTTCCCGATTGTCTGTCCGTTGTCACCATGCTGGCGTCCAGCTCCATGAAGTCCGCTGCTTTTGTGGAT CGTGACGTTCTGGGCGATGAATCCAGACCTTCGCTTTACACCCTGCTCCTCCAGCCGGTCCAGAGGATCCCAGAATATCTGCTGCTGTTACAG GGCCTGCTCAGACAGACAGATGCAGATCACCCAGATTACTACCTGCTGCTGGTCTGCATCCAGCAGTTCAGGTCCTTCACTGCGCAGCACCACCACCTCCTCCAGCACAACCAGGAGCTTCTGCTGCTCAACTGCAAGGAGGTGCAGAG GTCCAACATGAAGCAGCTGTTAAAGACAGTGGAGGGAGGGATTCAAACTAACATTAGTTCACCTTATCCTGGCAGTAATGCAATACT GGAACATGCTAACATGGTGAAGCGCCGGAAGCAGTGTCTCCTGGAGCAGATCCAGTCCCACCGCTTCCAGGATTGGGATCACAGTCAAGATCCACAGGGTCGCTGCTATAACGCAGAGTGGCCGTCCCAGGTGCCGTTCTTCAGTCACAATCTGGACTCACGGAATCCAAAACAAACGG GTCTTGGCAGTATCCCAGAAACTGAGATGTCTGAGAGATCATGTCAGCACAATCAGGTGCCCACCAGACCGGCTGAATTTCGTCAGGTTCAGCCCGGCTCGGCTCTGGCCGATGCCCTCGGGGAGTTCCTCCTTCCTCCCGACCCTCCAGGGATGGAGAGTCTCTATGACGAAGATGGGGTCTCCCTTCACGACACATCTCTGTTCGATCACTGTTCATCGGCGTCCTCAGACTCCTCCATCGACATCGCCTTTGTGAAGTGCCCCAAAGTCCCCCAGGGATCTCATCATGCGGTGGCAATCAATGTGCCGACAAACCGAGATGTCTTTGGCAATGGAGGAAGCCCAGGTAATGGTTACAGCAAACTGCCACACCGGGGTTGTGTGTCACCAGATGAAGCTGTGACAAGACGCAATCTCCATCGACCACTTCAAGCCAGCCAGCGTAAGAGTAAG TCACTGAATGGCCTGCAGATGGAGAACACAGTGAGTGGTCTGGATGTGGGACCACTTTCAGACCACCTCCAGAGAGTGGGACTGGGCAGCCACGCCAAGCTGGAGCGTCAGGGCAGTAAGGGCAGTAAATGTTCCACCCCGTCGCATAAAGTCCACAGTCCCCTGGGGAACACGGACAAACAGAGTCCAGATCTTCACGGACTGCTCAACATT GACTCGGGCATCCAGTCATGGGCTGACGAGTCAAAGTGGAGGAGCACAACAGAGGAAAATAATCACACCCCCTTCAGCGAGAGGAGTCGCAAGGACAAGGGAGGCTTCAGGAGCTCATTCAAGAAACTCTTCAAAAAGAA GGCTGCTGatgagaagaaggagaagacaCCAGAGAATCAAAACGGTGAACATGAAACGTCGATGAAAACTCCCAAACTGGTTCACCTGGAGATAAACCGTGGCACAGCTGTATAA
- the arhgef33 gene encoding rho guanine nucleotide exchange factor 33 isoform X2 — MTEQKPRRRLKICPKVETYIHTSVATSHNPDTTEGVEERPQEISEVQGLLVELREGLRAAVAELADLHQRDHVLEEKLQAHQTEVDDKIMGLKNSLNTFKEELNVALFHIRDMSNRQREAQRRMELLQIESNKDIIPLPHRSSSRKSSRSDVLALSGEEHICTPSQSELSVYQSFSPTLPQGESPQRSNTSTQSESVCLGKSSSMLAATCDQEAQQQQQKSPSWGDKTNNRDQMEISNNQTENNKRQRAALELLESERVYVSHLSLLLKANISFNGAEAPTTKDKRPFPSSLRFLIQQHLELLHTLQERVLRCQWQGIMGDVFMRLTSKESDFLDFYVSYLKELPDCLSVVTMLASSSMKSAAFVDRDVLGDESRPSLYTLLLQPVQRIPEYLLLLQGLLRQTDADHPDYYLLLVCIQQFRSFTAQHHHLLQHNQELLLLNCKEVQSRSNMKQLLKTVEGGIQTNISSPYPGSNAILEHANMVKRRKQCLLEQIQSHRFQDWDHSQDPQGRCYNAEWPSQVPFFSHNLDSRNPKQTGLGSIPETEMSERSCQHNQVPTRPAEFRQVQPGSALADALGEFLLPPDPPGMESLYDEDGVSLHDTSLFDHCSSASSDSSIDIAFVKCPKVPQGSHHAVAINVPTNRDVFGNGGSPGNGYSKLPHRGCVSPDEAVTRRNLHRPLQASQRKSKSLNGLQMENTVSGLDVGPLSDHLQRVGLGSHAKLERQGSKGSKCSTPSHKVHSPLGNTDKQSPDLHGLLNIDSGIQSWADESKWRSTTEENNHTPFSERSRKDKGGFRSSFKKLFKKKAADEKKEKTPENQNGEHETSMKTPKLVHLEINRGTAV, encoded by the exons ATGACGGAACAGAAGCCGAGGAGAAGGTTGAAAATCTGCCCGAAGGTAGAAACTTATATACACACGTCAGTCGCAACTTCTCACAACCCAG ATACAACAGAAGGTGTGGAGGAACGTCCCCAGGAGATTTCTGag GTGCAGGGCCTGCTGGTGGAGCTGCGCGAGGGGCTCCGCGCGGCTGTGGCCGAGCTGGCCGATCTGCATCAGAGGGACCACGTTTTGGAGGAGAAGCTCCAAGCACATCAGACTGAAGTGGATGATAAGATAATGGGCCTCAAGAACTCGCTCAACACATTTAAG GAGGAGCTGAATGTGGCATTGTTCCACATTAGAGATATGTCCAACAGACAAAGGGAGGCGCAGAGGAGGATGGAGCTGCTGCAGATTGAAAGCAACAAGGATATAATCCCACTTCCACACAG gtccagcagcaggaagagctCCAGGTCAGACGTGCTGGCATTGTCCGGGGAGGAGCACATCTGCACacccagccaatcagagctcagcGTTTATCAGAGCTTTTCCCCGACTCTGCCTCAGGGCGAGTCGCCGCAGAGGAGCAACACGTCTACACAAAGCGAGTCTGTTTGCCTGGGCAAAAGTTCATCCATGCTTG CCGCCACTTGTGACCAGGaggctcagcagcagcagcagaaatctcCGTCATGGGGAGACAAGACGAACAACAGAGACCAGATGGAAATCTCCAACAATCAGACtgaaaaca ATAAGCGACAGCGGGCCGcgctggagctgctggagtCGGAGAGAGTCTACGTGTCCCATCTGTCTCTGCTACTGAAGGCCAACATCTCCTTCAACGGAGCCGAGGCCCCGACTACGAAGGACAAACG TCCTTTCCCCAGCTCCTTGAGGTTTTTGATCCAGCAGCACCTGGAGCTCCTTCACACTCTGCAGGAGCGCGTGCTCAGGTGTCAGTGGCAAGGCATCATGGGAGATGTGTTCATGAGGCTCACTAGCAAAGAG AGTGATTTCCTGGACTTCTACGTCTCCTATCTGAAAGAGCTTCCCGATTGTCTGTCCGTTGTCACCATGCTGGCGTCCAGCTCCATGAAGTCCGCTGCTTTTGTGGAT CGTGACGTTCTGGGCGATGAATCCAGACCTTCGCTTTACACCCTGCTCCTCCAGCCGGTCCAGAGGATCCCAGAATATCTGCTGCTGTTACAG GGCCTGCTCAGACAGACAGATGCAGATCACCCAGATTACTACCTGCTGCTGGTCTGCATCCAGCAGTTCAGGTCCTTCACTGCGCAGCACCACCACCTCCTCCAGCACAACCAGGAGCTTCTGCTGCTCAACTGCAAGGAGGTGCAGAG CAGGTCCAACATGAAGCAGCTGTTAAAGACAGTGGAGGGAGGGATTCAAACTAACATTAGTTCACCTTATCCTGGCAGTAATGCAATACT GGAACATGCTAACATGGTGAAGCGCCGGAAGCAGTGTCTCCTGGAGCAGATCCAGTCCCACCGCTTCCAGGATTGGGATCACAGTCAAGATCCACAGGGTCGCTGCTATAACGCAGAGTGGCCGTCCCAGGTGCCGTTCTTCAGTCACAATCTGGACTCACGGAATCCAAAACAAACGG GTCTTGGCAGTATCCCAGAAACTGAGATGTCTGAGAGATCATGTCAGCACAATCAGGTGCCCACCAGACCGGCTGAATTTCGTCAGGTTCAGCCCGGCTCGGCTCTGGCCGATGCCCTCGGGGAGTTCCTCCTTCCTCCCGACCCTCCAGGGATGGAGAGTCTCTATGACGAAGATGGGGTCTCCCTTCACGACACATCTCTGTTCGATCACTGTTCATCGGCGTCCTCAGACTCCTCCATCGACATCGCCTTTGTGAAGTGCCCCAAAGTCCCCCAGGGATCTCATCATGCGGTGGCAATCAATGTGCCGACAAACCGAGATGTCTTTGGCAATGGAGGAAGCCCAGGTAATGGTTACAGCAAACTGCCACACCGGGGTTGTGTGTCACCAGATGAAGCTGTGACAAGACGCAATCTCCATCGACCACTTCAAGCCAGCCAGCGTAAGAGTAAG TCACTGAATGGCCTGCAGATGGAGAACACAGTGAGTGGTCTGGATGTGGGACCACTTTCAGACCACCTCCAGAGAGTGGGACTGGGCAGCCACGCCAAGCTGGAGCGTCAGGGCAGTAAGGGCAGTAAATGTTCCACCCCGTCGCATAAAGTCCACAGTCCCCTGGGGAACACGGACAAACAGAGTCCAGATCTTCACGGACTGCTCAACATT GACTCGGGCATCCAGTCATGGGCTGACGAGTCAAAGTGGAGGAGCACAACAGAGGAAAATAATCACACCCCCTTCAGCGAGAGGAGTCGCAAGGACAAGGGAGGCTTCAGGAGCTCATTCAAGAAACTCTTCAAAAAGAA GGCTGCTGatgagaagaaggagaagacaCCAGAGAATCAAAACGGTGAACATGAAACGTCGATGAAAACTCCCAAACTGGTTCACCTGGAGATAAACCGTGGCACAGCTGTATAA